The following coding sequences lie in one Sorex araneus isolate mSorAra2 chromosome 4, mSorAra2.pri, whole genome shotgun sequence genomic window:
- the RNF112 gene encoding RING finger protein 112, which yields MPRSALSVISFCHRLGKQERKRIFMGNSSNSWSHPPFPKLELGLGSRAAAPGAREVPACSICLERPREPISLDCGHDFCSRCFSTHRVPGCARPCCPECREVCGRRKGLRSLGEKMRLLRRRPAPPAPQETCTVRAEPLLLVRINASGGLILRMGAINRCLKHPLARDTPVCLLAVLGEQQSRKNFLLQHLLQGLQGLECGEGGGPRSGVPLPSVRWGASSLTRGIWMWSQPFLLGKEGRKVAVFLVDMGDAMSLELSKETRTKLCALTTMLSSYQILSSSQELKDADLEYLEMFVHVAEVMGKHYGLVPVQHLDLLVPDSSTLSKAGRGHMGDIIRRCSSKYPRVQELLHGRRARCCFLPAPGRWASRGPRSPSDTDDESHHLHAYVAEVLSAAPQHAKSRCQGYWSQGRPVARGDRRLLTGQQLAQEIKNLSGWMGRTGLAVTSPDEMAAQLHDLRTVEAAKREFEDFVWQQDMATKRIFSALRVLPDTMRALLGTQKDALLARHGARLRGPERERARALAALDAELQAEARLFMDSYTVRFCGHLAAVGGAVGAGLMGLAGGVVGAGMAAAALAAEAGMVAAGAAVGATGAAVVGGGVGAGLAATVGCMEKEEDERGQEGDREPLLQEE from the exons ATGCCGAGGTCGGCCTTGTCAGTCATTTCCTTTTGTCACAGGCTTGGCAAACAG GAGAGAAAACGAATCTTCATGGGAAACAGCAGCAACAGTTG GTCCCATCCGCCGTTCCCCAagctggagctggggctgggctcGCGAGCTGCGGCGCCCGGGGCCCGGGAGGTGCCTGCTTGCTCCATCTGCCTGGAGCGGCCGCGGGAGCCCATCTCGCTGGACTGCGGCCACGACTTCTGCTCGCGCTGCTTCAGCACCCACCGCGTCCCCGGCTGCGCGCGGCCCTGCTGCCCCGAGTGCCGCGAGGTGTGCGGGCGCCGGAAGGGGCTGCGGAGTCTGGGGGAGAAGATGCGGCTGCTGCGGCGcaggcccgcgccccccgcgccgcag GAGACCTGCACTGTGAGGGCGGAGCCGCTGCTCCTGGTGCGGATCAACGCCTCTGGCGGCCTCATCCTGAGGATGGGGGCCATCAACCGCTGCCTCAAGCACCCCCTGGCCAGGGACACGCCCGTctgtctcctggcagtgctaggggaacaGCAGTCCAGGAAGAACTTCCTGCTCCAGCACCTGCTTCAGGGCCTCCAGGGCCTG GAGTGTGGCGAAGGTGGTGGGCCCAGAAGTGGGGTCCCCCTGCCCAGTGTCAGGTGGGGGGCCAGCAGCCTCACCAGGGGCATCTGGATGTGGAGCCAGCCCTTCCtgctggggaaggaggggaggaag GTGGCTGTCTTCTTGGTGGACATGGGGGATGCCATGAGCCTGGAACTGAGCAAGGAAACCAGGACCAAGCTCTGCGCTCTTACCACGATGCTGAGTTCTTATCAG atTCTTAGCAGCTCACAGGAGCTGAAGGATGCAGACCTGGAGTATCTGGAG ATGTTCGTGCATGTGGCTGAGGTGATGGGCAAGCATTACGGGCTGGTTCCAGTCCAG CACTTGGATCTCTTAGTTCCAGACTCCTCCACCCTCAGCAAGGCAGGGCGGGGGCACATGGGCGACATCATTAGG AGATGCTCCAGCAAGTACCCCAGGGTTCAGGAGCTGCTTCATGGGAGGAGAGCGCGCTGCTGCTTCTTGCCTGCTCCAGGGCGCTGGGCCAGCAGAGGCCCCAGGAGTCCGAGCG ACACAGATGACGAGTCCCACCACCTCCATGCCTATGTGGCGGAAGTGCTGAGTGCAGCCCCTCAGCACGCCAAGAGCCGCTGCCAGGGGTACTGGAGCCAGGGGCGCCCTGTGGCCCGGGGGGACAGACGCCTGCTCACAGGGCAGCAGCTCGCCCAGGAGATCAAG AATCTGTCGGGCTGGATGGGAAGGACCGGGCTGGCCGTCACCTCCCCAGACGAG ATGGCCGCGCAGCTGCACGACCTGAGGACCGTGGAAGCTGCCAAGAGGGAGTTTGAGGATTTCGTGTGGCAGCAG GACATGGCCACCAAGCGCATCTTCTCCGCGCTGCGCGTGCTGCCGGACACCATGCGGGCCCTGCTGGGCACCCAGAAGGACGCGCTGCTGGCCCGCCACGGCGCCCGCCTGCGGGGCCCGGAGCGCGAGCGCGCGCGGGCCCTGGCCGCGCTGGACGCCGAGCTGCAGGCCGAGGCTAGGCTCTTCATGGACTCCTACACCGTGCGCTTCTGCGGCCACTTGGCCGCCGTGGGGGGcgccgtgggggcggggctcaTGGGGCTGGCGGGCGGCGTTGTGGGGGCGGGCATGGCCGCCGCAGCGTTGGCCGCAGAGGCGGGCATGGTGGCGGCGGGTGCGGCCGTCGGGGCCACGGGCGCCGCGGTGgtcgggggaggggtgggcgcgGGGCTGGCGGCCACGGTGGGCTgcatggagaaggaggaggacgagaggggacaggaaggggacCGGGAGCCCCTCCTCCAGGAGGAGTAG